In Festucalex cinctus isolate MCC-2025b chromosome 9, RoL_Fcin_1.0, whole genome shotgun sequence, the DNA window gcgaattgttcgaatccgaaacaatttgcacaaattaaattagcgcagttaAGCTAGCGTCATTTAGAAAATCACTTCCGGTATGCGCTCTTATTATGAAACTAAATGGTGACACTTCCGGTTCCGGGCTTAGCAGTGCAACATCAACTGACGAGTGCTATGTGGTAACGTGCGGATGAGGAAACACCGCCCAAACGttcgtaacaaacattttagaaggaacaagctatagctgattctggcaagaaggttacagacaagaaataaggacaacaggacccaccagtcattgacgcaCACGCTAGCTTGCGCCAGACTTCCTGCTGCTATCGCTGCTGGCGAAGACTGATTCTGTTCAAGTGGCCACACGAACGAACGCGAGGGTAAATTGTGTCACGTGAACTCACTTTCCAATGAacagactacaaattatgcaaatttgGATTCGTCTCAGTTACGCAGTTAAAGTTGAAAATATCAGATTTAAGGACAGTTTTGTAGCCTTTTCTACACTCAGCGAGTGAgttgcgttcaggtacgctcggcttttttcatttcaagagacgatttttttggacgagttctgagacataaaattctcgaattttctggtcgaaaaccgatttggtcgagaacagaagcgttcgaaaaccaagGTTTGACTGTAAGTTCATGGATGATGCCATGAAATATTGTCCTCATGTTTTCGGGTTATTTGCAAATTGCTTTCGTGATAAGCTTATGGAGCATCTTCATTTGAATTCACTCAAACCAGCAGGCACTTCCCTCCATAAATTCCAGCCTGAGGGAATATCTGTGACTTACAGCCTCCTACAATCATCTCACCACTGAATTCTGTCAGAGGACATCtctgctgagaaaaaaaaacaaaaaaaaccccattgaACTGAGGAGGAAGGGAGCGGAGGAGTGAGGACTGTTTTCCAGTGTCAGCTCTAACTGGGCTGGGACTACTCGAACTTCTCTCAGGTACACTGATATCATCCCCACCTGCACGCTCAGGGGAGAGACAGTTGCACTGAGGTGTCAACTTTAAGTGGGTAAGGGAGTTTTGTCACCGATCATCTATCAGCAATTCACAGTGACTCGTCTCCGAGGTGTTGTGAGCTCCTTCCCTCTTCTTACTTGAATTTTATTTCTTCTCCTCCATAATTTTGTCTACAGTTATAGTCTGTTTCTGCCCCCCCCATTTATCATCCTCTCCCCCCTCTTAGTAGAGTGACTAACCTCTTTCAGCAGCATAGGTGATAGCTGCTCTTTATAACGGCTCCATCTCAGATTCATCACATCTGACCTTCTGGATGCCTCACAAAAGCTGCTGAAGCTATTGACGAAACAGACtacgacgcacaaaaaaaagaagagaaaaaaaaatcaatgttggTGAAAGAGAATTGTCAACTCATGTTTGCACCTGTATTTGGTTTGATTTGAGTTGCCTGTAAGCACGGAGAGGAAATGATTGGTTTCCTTGAACTTTGCTGTCTGACGTGCCATTCTGTCGCTCCGTTTctgccttcaaaaaaaaaagaaaaaaagagtggaGCAGTCAATTTGATTTTAACTTTCAAATTTGTACCTTTcaaattgtatttgaaaactTCAAAATTGTGTACGTGACAGAAGAAGCAAAATTTGTAATGCAATTGATTTTACTGTGACCAGTTTCAAAACTATTATTTGATTTTCTGGTCCAAATAaagcataaaattaaaaatggcacCTGATTGATTGTGTTTAATCATGCTGCCTAGTTTGGTGCTTAATTGGAGCTAACTTTAGGATGTgttatgagggggaaaaaaaaaaaaaaaagctctttgtAACCACGCCATCCACACACAGaattaataaagaaatataatattttttttgtatataaactTAAACTCATGATTTTCTGCTAtcatttatgtttcatatatctATAGATGTTGTCAGCCTGTGATGTCTTTAGTTGCACTCATTTCACATTCCATCAGTTGAGCTGCACAATCAGAGTTGTCACTTATTTCATGTTTACTGAACCCATTCAAGTGAACAAAAACGTTTATTTGTGTAATTCCAGTcgtttgattgatatttaatttgcGTACAAGTAATTTCACAGTACGATGAAGATCATTCCTACAGCTTTAAACTCATTCAGGCAAAGTGTAAACAcaacaaatatattatttgttaAAAGGACCCAAATTACactattttaagcccttccacacTAAACTATTGGCATACATAATCTTATATTGCATAATGGCGATGTAATTTCTTATGAAATGTTGAGTTATTTTGGTGGCTATAATTCTAACCCGGAAGTAAGATGGCGGACTCAATAAAACCCCGTCTATCATCATGCGGATGCTTGCGCCCCTTTCATGATGTTATCCTAAAGTCGGCTGCTGCCTGCACCACCCACGAAAAAAGTAAATATCGAAGAACATATTGTGGAGCCTCACGTCCTCATACAGAGTGAAGCAAAATGGTATTGTGTGATACAAGTAAGtttatttataacaaaaaaaaaacatctgacatATCATGCTTGACAATGAAGCTAACGTTAATGTCAGTGTTATGTCCCGTAGCTAGCGGTTTGATTTACTTGCAGCTCTGGCCTTTCCATCAGGTTTGATTGTGGGaattgcatcattttttttgaaaaactccTGGACGATCTACTTTGGTTCTGGCCAAAGGTTCACCAACTGAAATGTGGGTGAATTCCAGATTAAAACGCAAGGCGTCCACCGTTGGCGCGTAATTAGTTGTACCTTGTTCTCCGTCAAAAAGGTCCAGGGTGAAACCGCAACAGACCCGAAACACAGTCAAAATTAATGTTCCACAAATCAGtgagattcatgttaatgtCCTTATTAACATAACATTAGACCTTCATAGGCAAAGTTGTGGCTTATTATCGAGGTGACAAGTACAGTATATTGGCTTATGCCCGCGACCGATGTTGTAGCCGAACAAGTACAACGAACGAAAGTTCCCATTGGAGGAAATTTTGTATTTCTATCTGATGAACATTTTTGTGAATGCACTCATTCTGGCTTTTGAAAcaacatttcatttttgttcatgagcgCCAGGTTTCGTTTGACTAACAGAGAAAACCTGGCTAAATACACAGTGAACGAGCCTGCACATGGAGGGGGATCAGGACCTTTTTTTTGGCACCACAACTCCCCAGTCTCGCGTGGCAACATACACCATCAAAATGTAGATATGATGGCAGCTTGCGGAAAAAACAGCCCGTGGTGGTTACCTCACTCTGGAAATCTTTATTAGTTGGCGACAAGTTAGGATAAGGTCAGTAAGTTACTGTTTGTTAGTCCCTGATAGGCATAAGCAGATATGACGATGATGATTTACTGATGGTATGTTTTGAATCGTTTGCCTTTCCAACAATTTCCAACTTCAGCAGCCTCACATGAACTTGCACTCTTAGTGGACAAAACCGTTTAATTATCTGCAAAACGCTCCACTTTACATGTCACCATAGAAATTTCCAGCAACTCTAACAACTCTGTCTCTCACAACAATAACTTCTCCTCCTACACCATCTACAGTTACATTGGACATTTACtttactctaaaaaaaaaactatttttttaattacctcaAATGGCAATGATAGATTTACATGTTACCCATAACGACTTAAATACAATTCAGCTTCTAAAGCTTCAACAGCCTCACGGAACAAATTGTTTGTGTCATGAGGACCTGTTGTATATACTCTACTTTTATGACTTGGCGGCAGGTGACTCTGTCTCCGTCAAGGATTTATGGTAGAGTCTGAGATATGGACCCAAATGCAAGGAGGCACAGTGACTAGGAAGAGGGAATGCGTAAATGCGGtgagtttatttatgtatagctAGCTTCGTGTCgtgagcttcggattcggccattcatcgttgcggctccaccgagctgaccgcgtactttgaaaatagctgagagccgcgagaggacatccgtatgaagcgaggccagctgaagatgatgatgaagatgagctcggacgttaagcgacatttgagaggcgtttcccccagacgagcaggagagctggtagcaTGTTTGGCATCCACTTTTTGAGAGCATCATCGAATCCACCTTTAAGgccaggaaatgggcgtgtgcagtGGAGTTCCTTGCCgcatcatttaactcattcactcccagccattttcacagaagcaatcccgttcgctcccggctgttttactggtttttgactgattttgcaaggcccacag includes these proteins:
- the LOC144025426 gene encoding uncharacterized protein LOC144025426 isoform X2, which produces MARQTAKFKETNHFLSVLTVCFVNSFSSFCEASRRSDVMNLRWSRYKEQLSPMLLKEAPDEVLCTCRIVHAMHDKEQEECGGSLRKVVQHSCRFFSPNGYDLAHFS